The DNA sequence CGGAAACCAACTTACCAATTCGGATGCAGCAGCTCAAATTATGTACAGCCAAGCCTATTACGGAAATCCTTATGAGTATTTAAAAATGATAGACAAGATAAATGCAATTACTTCTGAAGATATTATAAGGGTTACAAATGATTATATAGTAAACGGAAAAGTAAGCTGGATGGTCGTTGCGGATTCCGCTACCTTGTCAAAACTGGATAAATCCAAGTTTATGAAATTTACCGGTAATGTAAAAAAATAAAAACTTTAAGGTAATCCAAAAACCTTAATTCAAAATTGAAAATCAAGACCGGTTAAAGAGTTAAAATTCTTATCGGTCTTGATTTTTGAGTCCATTCTCATTATACTTATCAGATAATTTATTCAAAACACCTAAAGGAAACAAAATGAAAAAAGCCATCGTAATTGCAAGTTTCGGTACAAGCTATGCCGAAACAAGAGAAAAAACTATTGATACTATCGAAAAAGAAGCAGCCGGCAGGTTTAAAGATTATGAAATTTTTAAAGCCTATACTTCAAACATGGTTAGAGCCATTCTTAAAAAAAGAGACTCTATCAATGTTGCATCTCCCAAAGAAATTATCCAAGAACTAAAAGAAAAAGGCTTCTCCGAAATTTACATACAGCCGACCCACATAATTCCGGGAGAAGAATATGAAAAGCTGCAATTTGAAAATACAGTTTTGGGTCAACCCCTCTTACATGAAAATGCAGACTTGGATGAAATTATAAAAGCTCTCGAATTAAAAAAGCCCGAAGATGATACGGCAATAGTTTTTATGGGACACGGTTCTTCACATGAGGCAGATAAATTTTACGAGATCATGCAAAATAAACTCAATTCGCAAGGCCTTGAAAATGTCTTGATAGGAACAGTTGAAGGCTCCGTAGAGCTAAAGGATATCTTACCTATTCTTGCCGAACGCAAAATAAAAAAAATTGAGCTTTATCCTTTTATGATGGTTGCAGGCGACCATGCCCACAATGATATGGCAGGAGATGAAGAAGACAGCTGGTACACCATTTTAAAAAATGAGGGTTACGAGGTTAATGCCAATCTAAAAGGCTTGGGTGAATATCCTATGATCCGCGAAATACTTTACAAGTCTCTAGAAAATACAATCAATTGCCGTAGAGGTTAAAATGAAAAATATTTTCGCAGTAGGAACAGGTCCAGGCTCTCCGGAGTATCTTACATTACAGGCAGTAAAAGCTCTTGAAAATGCAAACCTTATTTTTGCTCCCAACAATAAGGGAAAAAATATGGCCCTAGATACGGTAAAAGATTTTATAAAGAACAAAGAAGTTTTGTTTCTTGATTTTCCTATGGGCTTTGTATCTGAAGAAGATTATAAAATTCAAGCCGAAAAAATACTTAAAAAAACAAAAGAAAATTCGAATACCGTTATTTTAACTATAGGCGATCCTATGATATACAGCACATTTATTTACATGATGCCCTATTTTAAAATACCGGAAATCAATTTGCAAATTATTTCAGGAATTCCTTCTGCAGTGGCTGCTGCAGGAAGAGCACAAATTCCTCTTGCCGAAAAAGCTGAGGTGCTTACAATTACCGATCATTTAAATGAAGAAATTTTAAATTCATCTTCATCTATAGCTCTTTTAAAAACATCTAAACAAAAAAATTTTATACTAAAAGAATTTGAAAAAAACGGATTTGACTATGTTTATATAAAAAGAGCAACAATGGAACATGAATCAATCCTCCCCAAAGATAAAAAAGAAAAAATTTTAGAAGATGAAGATTATATATCCTTAATCATCGCCCGCAAACAAAAAGGAAATTAGAAGATGAAAGGCATAATGATTTCCGCCCCGAACAGCAATTCGGGAAAAACTATCATATCTTCAGCCCTTCTTTATTCTTTAAAAAAAGAAGGCTTTGATATTTCCGCTTTTAAAACAGGCCCCGATCAAGTTGACCGTAAAATATTGGAAATCATCTCAGGCAAAAGAGCCGGAAATCTTGACCCCTTTATGATGGGTCAAAATGGAATGGAGTTTTCTCTCAATATTTCAAACTCGGAATATGCCCTTATTGAGGGAGTGATGGGCTGCTTCGACGGAATGGGGACTACCTCGAAAAATTCTTCTTTTGATACGGCAGAAAAAATCGGAAGCGATATTGTTTTGGTTTACGCACCGCAGGGTGAAATGTTTACACTTATTCCAAAACTTAAAGGCATGATCGAATTTTCAAAAAACAGAATAAAGGGAATCATATTCAATAAACTCAACCCTAAACTTTTTCCTCTTTACAAGAAGATGATTGAGGATAATCTTGAACTGCAAGTCTTAGGCTTTTTTCCTAAAATCTCCGAATTCGAAATTGAAGAATCAGGCCTCGGCCTCGACATAGACGAACGGCTAAAGGATAAAAAATTTTTAGATGTTCTATATAAAATCGTAAAAGAAAATATAGACATTCAAAAACTTTTAAACTTATTTCAGCCTCTTAAAACAGGGAACAAGATAGAAATAAAAAAAACGAATACACGCACTGCAATCGCAATGGATGAGGCCTTTAATTTATATTATTCCGAAAATATCTTTTTACTTGAAAACAGCACTGAGGTAAATTATTTTTCGCCCCTTAAAGATACGAAACTGCCGGACTGTAACTTTTTATATTTCGGAAGCGGCCAAATAAATAAATACAAGGATGCTCTTTCTCAAAATATTAAAATAAAAACTGCAATCAAAAAATTCGCCGAAGACGGCGGAAAAATTTTAGCCGAAGGGGAAGCCCTTTCATACCTTTTTAAAGACCTGGACGGTTTTAAAATGTGCGGAATTTTTCAAGGTTCGGTTGAAAGCACAAGCACCCTGCAAAATTTCGGATATAAACAGCTTGAATTTATGCAGGACTGCATTTTGGGAAAAAAAGGCACAATCTTAAATGCGGCTGAATATCATAAATCAAAAGCATCAACTGAAATTCCTCCTATTTTCACAGTTAAAAAACCTTGTTCAACTTTGAGTTTTAAAGATGCTTATATATATAAAAACTGTTTAGGTCTTTTTCAAAACATCCATTTTATATATAATATTGAAAATTTTTATAATTTGATACAAATTTAGACGGTAAATTTTATTTTTTGCAAAAAATATAGACTTTTTCTTTAGAATATAATATAATATAAGTTATGACAGGAAAAAATAAATATGAAGAGCTGTCAAAGGAACAAATTCTCGTCAAAATACTTGAAACGGAATCTTTGATACACAGTGTTCAAGACGTTGATGTTCTTTTAGAACAAATACTTACCGAAGCACGGAGTGTTGTAAATGCCGACGCCGGTTCAATATATA is a window from the Treponema denticola genome containing:
- a CDS encoding sirohydrochlorin cobaltochelatase, which produces MKKAIVIASFGTSYAETREKTIDTIEKEAAGRFKDYEIFKAYTSNMVRAILKKRDSINVASPKEIIQELKEKGFSEIYIQPTHIIPGEEYEKLQFENTVLGQPLLHENADLDEIIKALELKKPEDDTAIVFMGHGSSHEADKFYEIMQNKLNSQGLENVLIGTVEGSVELKDILPILAERKIKKIELYPFMMVAGDHAHNDMAGDEEDSWYTILKNEGYEVNANLKGLGEYPMIREILYKSLENTINCRRG
- a CDS encoding precorrin-2 C(20)-methyltransferase, with the translated sequence MKNIFAVGTGPGSPEYLTLQAVKALENANLIFAPNNKGKNMALDTVKDFIKNKEVLFLDFPMGFVSEEDYKIQAEKILKKTKENSNTVILTIGDPMIYSTFIYMMPYFKIPEINLQIISGIPSAVAAAGRAQIPLAEKAEVLTITDHLNEEILNSSSSIALLKTSKQKNFILKEFEKNGFDYVYIKRATMEHESILPKDKKEKILEDEDYISLIIARKQKGN
- a CDS encoding cobyrinate a,c-diamide synthase yields the protein MKGIMISAPNSNSGKTIISSALLYSLKKEGFDISAFKTGPDQVDRKILEIISGKRAGNLDPFMMGQNGMEFSLNISNSEYALIEGVMGCFDGMGTTSKNSSFDTAEKIGSDIVLVYAPQGEMFTLIPKLKGMIEFSKNRIKGIIFNKLNPKLFPLYKKMIEDNLELQVLGFFPKISEFEIEESGLGLDIDERLKDKKFLDVLYKIVKENIDIQKLLNLFQPLKTGNKIEIKKTNTRTAIAMDEAFNLYYSENIFLLENSTEVNYFSPLKDTKLPDCNFLYFGSGQINKYKDALSQNIKIKTAIKKFAEDGGKILAEGEALSYLFKDLDGFKMCGIFQGSVESTSTLQNFGYKQLEFMQDCILGKKGTILNAAEYHKSKASTEIPPIFTVKKPCSTLSFKDAYIYKNCLGLFQNIHFIYNIENFYNLIQI